The window CTCAGCACCCGGGCCTCGACGCCGGTGGCGGCGAGCGTCTGCGCGGCGAGTAGGCAGTGGATCACGGCCTCGCCAATGCCAACGAGCGCAACGTCGTCGCCTTGGCGGAGCAAGGTCGCGCGGCCCGGCTGGAACGGCTGGTCGCCGTGCGGCAGGTTGTACAGCTTGGCCTTGCCGAACCGCAGGTAGACCGGGTTGTCATGGCCGGCGGCGAAGCGGACCGCGGCGGCGGCCTCGTGGTTGTCGGCCGGCGCAATGATTGTCAGGTTGTGGATCGCCCGCAGGGCGGCGTAGTCGTGCAGCGAGTGGTGGGTGCTGCCGAGCGCGCCGTAGCTCACCCCGGCCGAGATGCCCACCACGGTAGCCGGCACATCGGAGTAGCAGATGTCGTTCTTGATCTGCTCGAGCGAGCGGGCGGTCAGGAAGCACGCCGGCGAGACCGCAAACGAACGCTGACCGGCCGCGGCCATGCCGGCGGCGATGCCAACCAGGTTCTGCTCGGCGATGCCGACTTCGACGATCTGGTTCGGCAGGCGGTCGCCGAACGGCTTGAGCTTGCCCGAGCCGCGGGAGTCGCTGGTCACGGCGAATATGCTCGGGTCGTCCTTGGCAAGCTCCTCAAGCGTTTCGGCGAACACTTCGAGGTTGGCGCGGCCCATGGTCAGGCCGAGCCTCTCGGCGTGGGCGACGGCCTCCGGAGAATACACGCTGGGGGCGGGGGCGCTCATGGGGCGGACTCCTCGAGCAGCCGCTCGGCGGCCTGCAGCTCGGCGATGGCGTCGTCGTACTGCTGCTGACTAGGGACGCCGTGGTGCCAGGAGATGACGTTCTCCATGAAGCTCACGCCGCGGCCCTTGGTCGTGTTGGCGATCACGCAGGTCGGCTTGCCGGGCTCCGCCGGATTAGACAGCGCATCGGTCAGCTGGGCGTAGTCGTGCCCGTCCACCGTGACGACCGCCCAGCCGAAGGCGGCGAACTTCTCGTCCAGCGGCTCGTTGCTGCAGACGTCGCGCGTCGGGCCGGTGATCTGCAGCGAGTTGTGGTCGATAATCGCCGTGAGGTTGTCGAGCCCGTAGTGGGCGGCGGACATGGCGGCCTCCCAGTTGGAACCCTCGGCCAGCTCGCCGTCGCCCATCAGGGTGAACACCCGGTAGTCGGCGCCGGTCCGCTTGCCCGCGATCGCCATGCCGTTGCAGATCGACAGGCCGTGGCCGAGCCCGCCGGTGTTCATCTCGATCCCCGGCGTCTTGCGGGTCGGGTGCCCGACGAACGGCGACTGGTAGTGGCAGAGGGTTTCCAGCTGCTGGATCGGGAAGAACCCGGCGTGGGCGAGCACCACGTAGAGTGCCTCGACCGAGTGCCCCTTGCTCTGCACGTAGCGGTCGCGCCCCGGGTCGCTGAACGTCTGCGGCGAGACCCGCAGCACGCGGTTGTACAGCACGTTGAGGATGTCCAGGCACGACAGGCTGCCGCCGGTGTGCCCGGCCCCGGCCGCCACGATGTACCGCAGCACGTCCTGCCGCATCCGCACGCTCAGGCGGAGGAGTTGGTCGTCGTTGAAGTTGGGTCGCTGGGTCATTTGCTCCGGGCTCGGTGTGGGGAGCCGTTAGCCACGAGAAGGCACAAAGAGCACAAAAAATAACGGTTTTGGGATGTGCTCTAGAGGATGGTTTTGCGCCAACCGGTTCTCTCCTCTTGTGTCTTCTCGTGCCTTCTTGTGGCAATTCCTCCTGTCGCCAGGAGGTGCTACACGTGCGTGTGGGTGTCGATGTTGAGGTAGGTCTCGAAGGCCTCGGCCAGCACGGCGGCCGAGTGCGACTGGGTCATCACCACGTGGTGCTCGAAGCCGTTCTTGCAGATGTAGTGCAGCAGCTCACGCAGCTTGGGGACGTGGGCCACGGCCCGGGTGCCGAACGTGTTGAGCACATCGTCGGTCAGCTCACCCTCGCCGACGTACGCACGGATGCGGCCTTCGGTGTCGGCGGTCGTGAGGCGGCCGAACGTGAGCGGCCCGGCCGGCGTGCGGCCCTCGAGCGCGCCGTAGGTGTTCTCCTCGCCGAGCGTGCTGCCGAGGATCGGTGCGGTCGCGATCTTGATGTCGGGCAGGAAGCTCTTGGCCCAGTTGCCGCAGTGGAACAGCGCACAGCGGTCCTCGTCGTCGCCGTAGTTGTTGTTCCAATCGACGATCGCCGCGGGCGAGTCGCACGCCAGCTGCATCGCGTACATCGTCAGCACGCCGGTGACGTCCACCTCGCACGCGCTCGGCATGAACTTCTCGCTCATCATGCTCATCAGCGTGCAGACGTTGCAGCCGAAGTTCTGCTGTACGCTGGTCCAGCACTGGATGGCGGTGGCGTCGATGGCGTTGTCGTCCATCCAGCGGCCGAGCACGACGCCGAGCCGCGCCATCTGCAGCATCCGGTCGTCCGGCGCGTTGGGGGCCGGGGCGTAGCTGTGCACCTCGTCGAGCTTGGCCGTGACCGCCGGGTCGTCGGCGGCCAGCTTGCCGGCCGTGGCCAGGAACTCCGACAGGTCAACCGTCGTGACGCTGACGCCGTAACGCTCGAGGATCTTCTCGCTGTAGCGGACCGTGTTGAACGCGCCGGGCCGCGCGCCGACGGCGCCCAGCCGCACCCCGCGGAAGCCGTTCGCCACCCGACAGACGCCGAGGAACTTCCGCAGGTCGGCCTCGAAGCTGTCCGAGCCCGGCGCCGTGACGTGCTTCTCGGTCAGCGTGAACGGGATGCCCGCCTGCACCAGGTTGTTGCAGACCGAGATCTTGCCGCAGAACGCGTCCCTCCGCCGCGAGACGCCCAGCTGGTTGAGGTCGTCTGGGTAGCCCTGGATCAGCACCGGCACGTCCAGGCCGGCCAGCTTGAGCGTGTCGGCCACGCCCTTTTCATCGCCAAAGTTCGGCAAGCAGACCAAGACGCCATCGATGTCGTCGCGGCGGCTGCGGAACAGCTCAGCACAACGCCGCGCGTCGGCGTGGGTCTCGATGCCGCCGAGCTTGGTCTCCTCCGGCGTGACCCACACCGGCTCGACGCCGAGCGAGTCGAACAGCGTGGCGAGGTCGGCCCGCGCCTCGGAGACCAGCTGGTCCGGGAAGAAGTCGCGGTTGCCGACAATCACCCCGAGGGTGGCTTTTTTCGTAGTCATGGATCTCATGCGATTAGCGATAGAAGACGCCGACGATCATTCGGCGAGTTGGACCCGCAGGGCGTACGCGGGCGAAGCCGCCGGCTCGGCGGGCAGCGACACCACCAGCCCCGACGCGTCCAGCCGCCATTCTAGCGTTTTGTCAGAGCCCAGCAGCCCGACGCCCGCGACTTTCGCGTCGGCCAGCGACTCGATCACCGCCCGGCCGTCCTCAGGCCAGGCCAGGCCGATCGCGTACACGACGCCCGGCTTGGCGGTGAAGCGGAAGTCGGCGGCGGTGAATCGGGCGGCGTCGCCGTCGGAGAACGCGCCGTCGCCGGCGGTGGTGGGGCCCTCCCCAAACTCGATCCACGGCCGCGTGCCGTAGATCGCTTCGCCGTTTACCGCCAGCCACGCGCCGATCTCGCGGAGCATTGCCTGCTCTTGGTCTGGGATCGTGCCGTCGGCCTTGGGGCCGATGTTGAGCAGCATCACGCCGTTCTTACTGACAATGTCGATCAGGTCGTGCACCAGCTGGCCGGAGGTCTTGTACTTGTGCCCCTCGATGTAGCCCCACGAGTTCTTCGAGACCGACGTGCAGGTCTGCCACAGCTCGGGCTCGATGCCCGCGAACTTGCCCCGCTCGACGTCCAGCACCCCTGTGCCGCGGGGGAACGAGTAGCCCTCCCACTCCTTGAAGTTGATGGCGGCGGGCTGGCCCCACTCGGCGGCGCGGTTGTAGTAGTACGCCGCGAACCGCTGCAGGTACGGCTGGAACACCGGCTGGCAGATCCACCAGTCGAAGTACATCACCTGCGGGCGGTGCTTGTCGACGATCTCGCACGAGCGGAGCAGCCAGTCGTCGAGGAACGCCTGGCTGGGGGGCTCGGCCTGGCTCTCGCTGACGCGTTTGTTGTGGGCCGGGCCGTAGAGCTTGGCGTTGGCCGGGGCCTGCACGTCGGAGTCGAGCAGCCGGCCTTGGCCGAAGAACCACCAGTTTTCTGCGCGGTGGCTCGACGCGCCGACGACGATGTCCTGGGCCCGCAGGGCGTCAGCCAGGTCGGCGATGACGTCCCGCCGCGGCCCGCGCTCCGACGCGTCCCATGTGGTGTAGTCGCTGGCGTACATCGGGAAGCCGTCGTGGTGCTCGGCGACCGGCACGACGTAGCGAACGCCGGCATCCTTGAATAGCTTCGCCCACGCGGCGGGGTCGAACCGCTCGGCCTTGAACCGCGGGATGAAGTCCTTATAGCCGAATTTGTTGAGCGGGCCGTAGGTCTTCAGGTGGTGCTCGTACTCGGGCGAACCCTTGGTGTACATGTTCCGCGGGTACCACTCGCTGCCGAACGCGGGCACGGAGTACGCTCCCCAGTGGATGAACACGCCGAGCTTGGCGTCGGCGTACCACTCGGGAGACTGGAACTCCTTGAGCGAAGCCCAGTTGGGCTGAAATGGGCCCTGGGCAGCGACCTTGTCGACCTCGGCGAGGCGGCGGTCGATCTCTTCCTGTGGCAGCTGCGGCGCGAAGTCCTGCCCAGCGCCGAGCCGCATCTCGCCGCCGACGCGTTTCAGGTAGTCGAGTTCCTGCTGCGTGACGCGGCAGATCGTGCCGTGCTTGTGCCCCTCCGGGAAGCTCGCCCGATCGGAGATGTCGCGGAAGGTCTCGAAGTCGGTGGTCGCCAGCACGCCGTACTTGTGGTCGCCGTAGGCGTCGAAGTAGATGCGGTAGTCGTCACCGAACTTGGCGACCGTTGGGCCCTCGGTGAACTTGCGGGTGATCGGCTCGCTGACGTCAGTCCAGGGGCCGAGCGGCGACTCACCCTGGGCGACCCGCAGACCGAGCACCGGCCGGGTGTTGTCCTTCAGCACCAAATGGTAGTCGTCGCCCAAGGGGACGATCACTGCGTCGATGACGCTGAAGCCGGGCTCGCAGAACAACTCGGTCGGCGTGAACTCCCGGAAGTCGCGGGTGGTGGTTGCGTACATCCGGTGGTTGTTCTGGTGCTCCTCAAGCCCGTCCGGGTAGCGGCCCGGGATCGTCGACGCCCAGGCGATAATGAACCGCTCGCCCGGCTCGTCGTAAAACACCTCCGGCGCCCAGACGTTGACGGTTGTCGGCTCGTGCTTCATGACCGGCACGAACTCTTGGGGCGACCAGTGCACCAGGTCACGCGAGCGGGCGTGGCCAAAGCCGTTGTCGCCCCGCCAGGCAGTGGTCCACACCAGGTGGAACCAGCCGTCCGGCCCGCGGACCAGGCTCGGGTCGCGCATCAGCTTGCCGCCCCCGGCGTGCGGGCGGAGGAAGGCGCCGGGGATCCGCTCCCACTGGAGGCCGTCGTGGCTCCAGAGCAGCCGCAGACCGGCGTCGGCCGGCTCTTCAAATGAGGTGAAGAGGTAGACCGAGCGGGCGCCGCTTTCCTCGTCGCCGTGGGCGCTGCTCGGCCAGCCAGCCGAGCAGCACAACGCGACCGCCGCAATTGCGAAGCAGGATACTTTCGTTGGAAAGGCGTTGACCATGGAACTGCTGAAGCGTCAATCCGTGGTTACGCCCACGCACGATGGGAGCCTGCCTAGTTGTCCGATGAGAACCGCTCGCGGCCGGTGTCACCACCGTTGCGGCGTCCGACCGCGTTCCATACCTCGGCGTTAACATCCAGGTTGATCGAGTGCACCGAGCCGTCGCAGTACACCATGTTCACCGCCGCGTGGGGAGACCCGAACCTTTCGGCGAACGTTTCGCGGGCGTTGCCGTCGGGCTTGTCTCGCTGAGGGAGCTTGCCCTGGTCCTCGAAGGTTTCGTCGTTCTGTTGCGAGCCGGTCCAGCGGACGGTGTCCCAGTCGAAGCCCTCGTACATCGAGTTGTTGTCGCCGTCGTGGCGGCCGTCGATGTACATGTCGCTGCTCAGGTACTTCTCGCCCGCGAGAGCGGTTTTCGACGCGCCGTCGGTCACCTGCCGCAGCTTGGCGCCGCGGCGGTAGCCCACGATGCCGTCCCACCGCTTGTAGTAGTCGGAGCCCGGCGGCCAGGTCCAGCCGTCGCCGAGCGCCTGACAAGTCGGGTAGGCGTTGTAGCAACGCGCGTCGGGTCCCTGCCCAAGCTTCAGCTTGTCGCCGCCGCCGTTGGCGGCATAGTCGCTCTTGGCGTAGAAAGCCGGCGCGCTCGCGTTCCAGGGCGGCTGAATCGGATTTCCCGAGCTGTCAAGCGAGGGGAACGGCTCAACGCTGCGACGCGACGGGCAGATGAAGGTTCCGACCGCGTGCTCCATCTGCTGGGCGATCGCGAGCTTCTTGGGGGTGTCCTTGCCGGTGATGCCGCCCGAGATGCCCTGTCCGATCTGAGCAACCGCGGCCTCTTCGATGTAGGCAGCGATGCCGAAGATCCAGCCGCCGGGCTGCTTCTCGCCGACGCCCCAGTCGGGGTCGCCGACCCACTTGAAGCCCCAGCCGCCCGATGGGAACTCGCGGTGGGTGCTCTCGTAGTTGATCGCCGCCAGGCCGATCTGCTTGAGGTTGTTCTTGCACGTGTTGCGACGCGCCGCCTCGCGCGCGGCCTGGACAGCGGGCAGCAAGAGCGCGATCAGCACGCCGATGATCGCGATGACCACGAGCAGTTCGACCAGGGTGAACGCCCTTAACCGACCGGTAGAACGAGCACGCTTAGATACAGACATTTGAATAGGTTCCTGAATAGATGCCGTGTCGCACAGCCGCCTCTGCTGTCCGCCCTAACGCGACCCCGTTAATTTAGTGCTTGGGGTTCGCGTTTCTGAAATCTTGCCGCCTTTTATCCAGACAGCACGAGAGAAGTTGTTGGGTGGGGGGCGTTGTTTGCAGCCTGCCGACCCGATGGTCTGGTGCGCCGCAACAAGCCACCCCCGGGGTTACTCTGCCATCGCTGAGACTCCTGCCCGCGCGTGGCGTTCGCGATACTCGGTAGGGGTGAGCCCCTCCTCGCTGAGGAAGAGCAGCCGCATCCGCTCGCGGCTTGGGAACCCCGCCAGGTACGAGACCGTCTTCACCAGGAAGTCGGTCTCGGTCAGCATCCGCTTGGCGCGGGACAGCCGGCACGCATTGATCTCATCGAGCACCGACCGGCCCAGCACCTGCGCGAACCGCCGGTCGAGCGTCCGCCGGGTGACCGGCAGCCGCCGCGCGACGTCGTTGACGCTCAGCGGCCGCTTGTGTGGGCAGCTCCAGATGACCTCCCGGGCCTGCTCGACGATGGCGTCCTGTTCGGACGCGGCGGCGGGGCGGCGGGTTGAGGCCTCGGGGGGGGGCTCGTGCGATGAAACGCCCAACGCCTCGCCGATCAGCCGCACCGCGGCGTGCTGCAGGTCACGTCCGCTGCCACGCGGGGCGGAGCGGCCCAGCTCGAGCACTCGGTCAAAGTGGCGCGTCAGCGCCGCTGTGCTGCCGGGTGTGACGATCGGGTTGCTGGCCGAGGCCGCGCCTGCCGCGAACAGCCGATCGACCGTGCGCCCGTTGAACGAGATCCAGTTCTCCTGCCAGCCCACGGCCCGGTCCGGCCGGTAGCGGTGCCAGACGCCGGGGAACAGGAACAGGAGGGCCTGGCCGTGGATCCGGATGAGCCCGGTCTCGCGGCTCTCGAACTCGCCGCGGGCGTCGGTCAGCAGGACGATCTGGTGCTCCGGCAGGATCCGGCCCGACCGCCAGTCGAAGTGGTAGATGCTAGGGTGTTCCGCCTGCGGGTAGGCGTCGCCCGGCCGCACGACCGAAGCGCCCACGCCGGTGACGTAGAGGGCCTCGGCCTCGCTCGCCTTCTCTACCGGCAGGTAGCGGAAGAACGGCTCCTGCTGCCGTCGACCGGCTCCGCCAACGCGCTGCGCGGAGCGGACGAAGCCGCCGAACGACGGGTCGTTCTCGCCCTGCGGGATGCAGGCGCCTGCACTGTTCTCGGTGA is drawn from Posidoniimonas polymericola and contains these coding sequences:
- a CDS encoding L-fucose/L-arabinose isomerase family protein, coding for MTTKKATLGVIVGNRDFFPDQLVSEARADLATLFDSLGVEPVWVTPEETKLGGIETHADARRCAELFRSRRDDIDGVLVCLPNFGDEKGVADTLKLAGLDVPVLIQGYPDDLNQLGVSRRRDAFCGKISVCNNLVQAGIPFTLTEKHVTAPGSDSFEADLRKFLGVCRVANGFRGVRLGAVGARPGAFNTVRYSEKILERYGVSVTTVDLSEFLATAGKLAADDPAVTAKLDEVHSYAPAPNAPDDRMLQMARLGVVLGRWMDDNAIDATAIQCWTSVQQNFGCNVCTLMSMMSEKFMPSACEVDVTGVLTMYAMQLACDSPAAIVDWNNNYGDDEDRCALFHCGNWAKSFLPDIKIATAPILGSTLGEENTYGALEGRTPAGPLTFGRLTTADTEGRIRAYVGEGELTDDVLNTFGTRAVAHVPKLRELLHYICKNGFEHHVVMTQSHSAAVLAEAFETYLNIDTHTHV
- a CDS encoding DUF1559 family PulG-like putative transporter, with product MSVSKRARSTGRLRAFTLVELLVVIAIIGVLIALLLPAVQAAREAARRNTCKNNLKQIGLAAINYESTHREFPSGGWGFKWVGDPDWGVGEKQPGGWIFGIAAYIEEAAVAQIGQGISGGITGKDTPKKLAIAQQMEHAVGTFICPSRRSVEPFPSLDSSGNPIQPPWNASAPAFYAKSDYAANGGGDKLKLGQGPDARCYNAYPTCQALGDGWTWPPGSDYYKRWDGIVGYRRGAKLRQVTDGASKTALAGEKYLSSDMYIDGRHDGDNNSMYEGFDWDTVRWTGSQQNDETFEDQGKLPQRDKPDGNARETFAERFGSPHAAVNMVYCDGSVHSINLDVNAEVWNAVGRRNGGDTGRERFSSDN
- a CDS encoding alpha-L-fucosidase, with the protein product MVNAFPTKVSCFAIAAVALCCSAGWPSSAHGDEESGARSVYLFTSFEEPADAGLRLLWSHDGLQWERIPGAFLRPHAGGGKLMRDPSLVRGPDGWFHLVWTTAWRGDNGFGHARSRDLVHWSPQEFVPVMKHEPTTVNVWAPEVFYDEPGERFIIAWASTIPGRYPDGLEEHQNNHRMYATTTRDFREFTPTELFCEPGFSVIDAVIVPLGDDYHLVLKDNTRPVLGLRVAQGESPLGPWTDVSEPITRKFTEGPTVAKFGDDYRIYFDAYGDHKYGVLATTDFETFRDISDRASFPEGHKHGTICRVTQQELDYLKRVGGEMRLGAGQDFAPQLPQEEIDRRLAEVDKVAAQGPFQPNWASLKEFQSPEWYADAKLGVFIHWGAYSVPAFGSEWYPRNMYTKGSPEYEHHLKTYGPLNKFGYKDFIPRFKAERFDPAAWAKLFKDAGVRYVVPVAEHHDGFPMYASDYTTWDASERGPRRDVIADLADALRAQDIVVGASSHRAENWWFFGQGRLLDSDVQAPANAKLYGPAHNKRVSESQAEPPSQAFLDDWLLRSCEIVDKHRPQVMYFDWWICQPVFQPYLQRFAAYYYNRAAEWGQPAAINFKEWEGYSFPRGTGVLDVERGKFAGIEPELWQTCTSVSKNSWGYIEGHKYKTSGQLVHDLIDIVSKNGVMLLNIGPKADGTIPDQEQAMLREIGAWLAVNGEAIYGTRPWIEFGEGPTTAGDGAFSDGDAARFTAADFRFTAKPGVVYAIGLAWPEDGRAVIESLADAKVAGVGLLGSDKTLEWRLDASGLVVSLPAEPAASPAYALRVQLAE
- a CDS encoding AraC family transcriptional regulator — its product is MITSYSLSELTENSAGACIPQGENDPSFGGFVRSAQRVGGAGRRQQEPFFRYLPVEKASEAEALYVTGVGASVVRPGDAYPQAEHPSIYHFDWRSGRILPEHQIVLLTDARGEFESRETGLIRIHGQALLFLFPGVWHRYRPDRAVGWQENWISFNGRTVDRLFAAGAASASNPIVTPGSTAALTRHFDRVLELGRSAPRGSGRDLQHAAVRLIGEALGVSSHEPPPEASTRRPAAASEQDAIVEQAREVIWSCPHKRPLSVNDVARRLPVTRRTLDRRFAQVLGRSVLDEINACRLSRAKRMLTETDFLVKTVSYLAGFPSRERMRLLFLSEEGLTPTEYRERHARAGVSAMAE
- a CDS encoding transketolase family protein codes for the protein MSAPAPSVYSPEAVAHAERLGLTMGRANLEVFAETLEELAKDDPSIFAVTSDSRGSGKLKPFGDRLPNQIVEVGIAEQNLVGIAAGMAAAGQRSFAVSPACFLTARSLEQIKNDICYSDVPATVVGISAGVSYGALGSTHHSLHDYAALRAIHNLTIIAPADNHEAAAAVRFAAGHDNPVYLRFGKAKLYNLPHGDQPFQPGRATLLRQGDDVALVGIGEAVIHCLLAAQTLAATGVEARVLSMHTLRPLDRQAVEDAARDCRAVVTAEEHSVHGGLGGAVAEVMVELGGAPPLKIIGVPDEDTVTGSQADIFRHYGISAEGISSAAQSLLARQEALR
- a CDS encoding transketolase, whose protein sequence is MTQRPNFNDDQLLRLSVRMRQDVLRYIVAAGAGHTGGSLSCLDILNVLYNRVLRVSPQTFSDPGRDRYVQSKGHSVEALYVVLAHAGFFPIQQLETLCHYQSPFVGHPTRKTPGIEMNTGGLGHGLSICNGMAIAGKRTGADYRVFTLMGDGELAEGSNWEAAMSAAHYGLDNLTAIIDHNSLQITGPTRDVCSNEPLDEKFAAFGWAVVTVDGHDYAQLTDALSNPAEPGKPTCVIANTTKGRGVSFMENVISWHHGVPSQQQYDDAIAELQAAERLLEESAP